In a single window of the Vitis vinifera cultivar Pinot Noir 40024 chromosome 6, ASM3070453v1 genome:
- the LOC100243073 gene encoding uncharacterized protein LOC100243073 → MEGGSSLIPQANSKASELEMLQKQHEEKTMKIQELKRQIESVKLRLEKRKKEIPEEKMEAFKVLSEKYNSLRDEYNALLAEKLGENE, encoded by the exons ATGGAGGGTGGCAGCTCACTCATTCCTCAAG CAAACAGTAAGGCATCGGAGTTGGAAATGCTGCAGAAACAGCATGAGGAGAAGACGATGAAGATTCAAGAGCTGAAGAGACAAATTGAATCAGTGAAGCTCCGTTTGGAGAAGAGAAAGAAGGAAATACCCGAGGAGAAAATGGAAGCGTTCAAGGTCTTGAGTGAGAAATATAACAGCCTGAGAGATGAATACAATGCACTGCTGGCCGAGAAGTTGGGGGAAAATGAGTAA
- the LOC100265368 gene encoding glucan endo-1,3-beta-glucosidase precursor — protein sequence MALTRNRPFVVVLLLGFVIMSTITIGAQSIGVCYGRNGNNLPSASQVINLYKSNGIGSMRIYDPNSDTLQALRGSDIELILDVPNTDLQSLASDASAAATWVQNNVVNYASEVKFRYIAVGNEVLPTGSNAQYAQYVLPAMKNVQSAITSAGLQDQIKVSTATFSAVLGKSYPPSEGSFSDDVSSFINPIISFLAENGSPLLANIYPYFSYTGDTQNIRLDYALFTASGVVVQDGSYQYQNLFDALLDALYAALEKAGGSNLKIVVSESGWPSEGGTAATVDNARTYYKNLINHVKGGTPRKSGAIETYLFAMFDENQKTGLETEKHFGLFTPGQESKYQISFS from the exons ATGGCATTAACAAGGAACAGGCCCTTTGTTGTGGTGCTGCTTCTTGGGTTTGTCATCATGTCCACCATCACAATAG GAGCACAATCCATTGGAGTTTGTTATGGAAGGAATGGCAACAACTTGCCTAGCGCATCACAAGTTATAAATCTCTACAAAAGCAATGGCATTGGAAGCATGCGAATCTATGATCCAAATTCAGATACTCTCCAAGCGCTTAGAGGATCGGACATAGAACTTATCCTCGACGTCCCCAACACCGACCTTCAATCCCTTGCCTCCGATGCTTCAGCTGCAGCTACCTGGGTGCAAAACAACGTAGTAAACTACGCATCAGAAGTGAAGTTCCGCTACATCGCTGTTGGGAATGAAGTTTTACCCACCGGCTCAAATGCTCAGTACGCCCAATACGTCCTTCCTGCCATGAAAAACGTTCAGAGTGCAATAACATCCGCAGGCCTGCAAGACCAAATCAAGGTCTCTACCGCAACATTTTCAGCCGTCCTCGGCAAATCATACCCTCCATCTGAAGGATCCTTCAGTGATGATGTCTCTTCATTCATAAACCCAATCATAAGCTTCCTCGCTGAGAATGGCTCCCCACTCCTGGCCAATATATATCCCTACTTCAGTTACACTGGCGACACACAAAACATTCGGCTTGATTACGCCTTATTCACTGCATCAGGGGTTGTGGTACAAGACGGGAGCTACCAGTATCAGAACCTTTTCGATGCCTTGTTGGATGCCCTCTATGCTGCTCTTGAAAAGGCGGGCGGGTCTAACTTGAAGATCGTTGTATCCGAGAGTGGCTGGCCATCCGAGGGAGGTACTGCAGCGACAGTGGACAATGCCAGAACTTACTACAAGAATTTGATTAATCATGTGAAGGGAGGGACTCCAAGGAAGTCTGGAGCCATAGAGACCTACTTGTTTGCTATGTTTGATGAAAACCAGAAGACTGGACTTGAGACTGAGAAACATTTCGGCCTCTTCACCCCTGGTCAAGAGTCCAAATACCAAATCAGTTTCAGTTGA
- the LOC100249993 gene encoding glucan endo-1,3-beta-glucosidase-like — protein MRIFDPKPETLEALRGSGIRLILGVPNVNLQALASTPNAATDWVKSNVVTYASDVDIWCIAVGNEVSPINGATSQFAQYVLPAMQNIQSALVAAGLGQIKVSTASSAELLGSSYPPSQGAFSDGASSFIDPIIGFLVNNNSTFLANVYPYFAHIGDPVNVQLSYALFTSPGVVVHDGQYGYQNLFDAMVDAFYAALEKAGGTALDIVISESGWPSDGGVAATMENAKTYYTNLVYHVMRGTPKRPEKALDTYLFALFDENQKPGPESERHFGLFFPNEVPKY, from the coding sequence ATGCGAATTTTTGATCCAAAACCAGAAACCCTCGAAGCCCTGAGAGGATCTGGTATTCGACTCATCCTCGGTGTCCCTAATGTAAACCTGCAGGCCCTCGCGTCCACCCCTAATGCTGCAACTGATTGGGTAAAATCCAACGTGGTGACTTATGCATCAGACGTCGATATCTGGTGTATTGCTGTTGGAAATGAAGTTAGCCCCATCAATGGTGCCACTTCTCAGTTTGCTCAGTATGTACTCCCTGCCATGCAAAATATTCAAAGTGCATTGGTAGCTGCAGGCCTAGGGCAAATCAAAGTGTCCACTGCATCTTCTGCTGAATTACTTGGTAGTTCTTACCCTCCATCACAAGGAGCTTTCAGTGATGGCGCGAGCTCATTCATTGATCCGATCATCGGCTTCCTTGTTAACAACAACTCTACATTCCTAGCCAATGTGTATCCCTACTTTGCTCACATTGGTGACCCAGTGAACGTCCAACTTTCTTATGCATTATTCACTTCACCTGGGGTGGTTGTACACGATGGCCAATATGGATATCAGAACCTTTTTGATGCCATGGTTGATGCCTTCTATGCTGCCCTTGAGAAGGCAGGTGGGACGGCTTTAGACATAGTTATATCAGAGTCTGGTTGGCCATCAGATGGAGGGGTTGCAGCAACAATGGAGAATGCTAAAACTTACTATACCAATTTGGTTTATCATGTCATGCGTGGAACTCCAAAGAGGCCAGAAAAAGCTTTAGATACCTATTTGTTTGCACTGTTTGATGAGAACCAAAAGCCTGGTCCTGAATCAGAGCGCCATTTTGGCCTCTTTTTCCCTAATGAGGTTCCCAAGTACTGA